GTCAAGGCCCGAACACCTGGCCCGGGGCCGGGCTCGCAGTGCGGACCCCGTCTGGCTGGCCGCCTACCGGGCCACCCGCCCCAAGGTCGAACGCAAGATCGCCCACCTGATGCGGCGGCGACACGGCGGACGCCGCGCCCGGGTGCGGGGCCGGGCCAAGATCGCCGCCGACTTCTCCTTGCTGGCCGCCGCCGTCAACGTCGCGCGGCTCGGCGTGCTCGGAATCATGTCCACAGGCAGTGACAAGTGGGCGGTCGCCGCCGGCTGACCGTCCCGAGGGCGCCCTGGACCATGCAAACGACCCGCACGCGGCCGTGCCAAGCCCTCAACAGCCCCCACGACGGCCACGAACCACCCACACGCCGCCCGACCACCAGCCAGCAACCACGACCCTGACACCCCCAACGGCGACACCGCACGCCCAGGACGACCCGCTTAACACCAGTCACCTAGGGCCTCCCGGCGCTGCTCGGTCAGATTCGCATCCCCGAGCTACCGAGAGGCCCTGTCTTCATGCGCGCACAACGGGAAGATCACCCCGGCGGGAAACCTGTTCGATGATCGGTTGAGATCCGGCTTCTCACCCACCACCGTCAACGATTCTTTGAGCGGAAGTTCTCGAACCACGGGTCCTCATCAAGTCCGTCGGCACTGAAGAGTGTGGCGATCCCCGACGCGATCGCAGTGACGGCCAGGGTGAGTTCTTCCTCTTCACCGGCGCGCAGGACGACGTTCGCGACCCGGTATCCGCTGGCCCTACGTGGCGCCCCGTGCTCGGCGACCTCGTCTACCTGGATGACACAGGGGTACCGTTCCAGCTGGTCACGTGAAACAGCTGAGTGCACGGTTCCCGTCCTTTCCCCGAAGGCCGGGAACAGTCCCATGGCATACCCCTGAGTCGCTCCGTCGGCGAGTGGGGGGATCTCAGGCTCCTGCGCCAGTGCCAGGTTCATTGCGATCGTGAGGAGGTTCGGCCCCCCAAGAACCCCGAGCAACCTGGGCAGATGGCCGCCGACGCGCCCATTCACCTCGATGAGATCGACTGCATCCGGCAGGAGTTTGACCTCGGTGTGGGTAACGCACCACCGCACACGGAGTGCGTCGAGTACCTTCCGAACGTAATCGAGGACGCGCATTCGAACGATGTGCGGCAGCATCGTCGGGGTCAGATCGCCGGTGACGCTGACGGCGTCGGACGCATCCGGCCCGGTGTGCCGATGGACGGAGACGGGCGCCTTGTCGAAGATCGCGACTGGAACATGGTCGTCTTGGGTGCTGGCCATCTCGACGGAGACGTAGTCCGCGAGCCACTCTGTTCGCGGATGCTCGAATGGGGGAAGTCTGCTTTCCAGAAGCAGGTCGGACCACTTGGTGCGGTGCCCTAGTTGGTAGTCGGCGTCGGATTCGCTGTCCACGAACGCGATACCCGAGCCGCCCACGCCACGTCGTGGCTTCAGGACGGCAGGCAGGTGAACCCTGTCCAGTGCCTCGGCGAACGTCTGCGGGGAGTCGACGGACACCGCCGTGACCTTCGTCAGCCCGACAGCAGCAAGGCGCGTCCGCTGGGTGAGCTTGTCCCATGGACCTGGCCCCGTCGAGAGGCCCGGTAGCCGGAGAGCCGACGCCACGGCGGCAACGTTTTGCACCTCCCAGTCGTGGAAGGTGGTAACGCCCTCTACCTCCGCCTCCCTGACGCATTCGATGAGTTTAGGGAGATCAAAGATGCGGACCGGGAACAGTGCCTCCGCCTCTCGGACCAGTGCGGAATCCTCCGTTACGACCGATCGGTCGAAGAACATCACAGGTTGGCAGACATCCCTAGCTGCCTGTTCGATCTCGGCGAGCTCGGCGGAGCCACCACCTCTGTGCAGTACCGCCACGCGGACCGGTGTGTCTCTTCGGCCGTGCATGCGAACCACTCCTTTGAAGCTGGGGTGAGTGGCGTGAATTTCCCGCCGCTTGACCTACGAGCTGGTCAACCGGCCTCGAGGCTTGTCGTGCCGTAAATTCCCGAGAGCCGCACCGTTGGTGGTGTGCCGTTGTACATCCGTACCGTGCGGCCACGAGGCTTCAAGCCGAGCTGCTCCATGGTCGCCTTGGCCAATGGGTTGGATTCGGGCGCATCGATTGCGACCGCGCGGTTCGGAGCCATCGTAGCCAGGCTTCGCAACAAGACCGAAGCAATCTCGGACGAGTCAGCGTAAAGTGGGCCGACCCGTGAGCATGTTCCGTGAGAGGGTCGAGATGTCCCGAATCCGACAATGCGGCCCTCATGGAGGGCAGCGAGACTCTGCACACCGGGCATGTCAATCCATTCAGCCAGGAAGGCATTCCGCGTGACCGGGAAATATTCTCGATCATACGCAGCCACTACGTCGAAAGGGAGTGCTGTGGCGGCGACCAATTCGACACTCGTGAGTGTAATTCTCGCAGGCTGCGGAATCCCGGAGAACTGAACGTTCCACCAAAAGGGACGCAGGCCCAGACGCATGTATGCCTCCTGCTGTTCGGGCACAGCGTCCAGGCCGAACAGTCGTCCTTCCAGCCTGGCAACAGCGGCTCGCCACATTCGTCTGCCGTAGCCCCTGCCCCGAAGATCAGCCCGGGTGATGTACAGGCCAATGAAACCGAAATCCTCCCCGTGCCGAATGGCCAGGACCGACGCGGCCGGCACCCCGTCGAGGCATCCGAGGAGGAGCGCTTCGGGATCAGCGGCCGCATAGGCGGACACATCTGTGTCGCCGAGCATCCATCCCTCGCGTGCAGCCCACGCTTCGACTACGCATCTTTTGTCGGCGCTCACGCTGGATATTTCGAGCGGCGGTTCACCCTCCCTTTCCGTTCCGACGGCACGCATGGAACTCGCTGACGCCGTGACTCTCCGGTGAAGTGGCCTGTGATGCATGGCAGAGAAACCAATCGGTCGTGTACGTGGAAGAGCGAGTGGCCTAATGGAGCTGGTATTCCCCGACCGACCGGAGGGTCGCAGCAGACGCGCAGCAGCACGATCGTGGAGATTTTGGTGCATGCTCCTCAACCTTCACGGTTTCCATAATACGGACCACAGGATAAGGAAGCGAAACCGGTCGATCGCCCCCACTGAAGCTGGACGGCCTGGCTGTGCTGCATGCCGTAGCCCCGGACGACCTGCCGGTACGGGTGATCATCCTCTTCGCGCACACCGAGGACGCCGTGGTGTTCCGCGCCGTCGGGGAGGGTACGGCCGGGCTATCTTGCCAAGGACGCCACGCGGCGTGAGATCGTCGACGCCGTGATGAAGGTCTCCCGAGGTGGGACAGCGCTTCCGCCTGACCTCACCCGCGTTCCGCTCCAGGCTGGCACCCAGGGTGGCGGCGAAGTCCTCAGGTGTGGATCGGAAAGGACGCCTGGAACGCCAGGCGTTCGTCGGCCTCGTCGCCGATGCGGGAGAGGACCTCGTCGAGCGCGAGGAACTCCTCCCACACCCGCCGGCCGGTGGCCTCGGCCAGCCACACCACGACGAGGTCCTTCAGGTCGGGAACGCGCTTGTTCTTCCAGATCTTGTCGGCGAGGCTCACTAGGAGGTCCTCCAGAACGACGTCCGATCGCGTCCACGACGCGTGAGTCGCGGCGAAGCGGGCGAGCTCTGGGCTGATGCCGCGTTCGAGTAGCAGAGCCCGCTTGGTCTCCTCATGCGCCGACCCGGGCCCGGAGAGCTCGGCCAGATGCACCGTCTTGCCTATGTCGTGCGTCGCAGCCCCGAACAGCGCCGCCTCCCGGTCGATCGCCACGGCGGGATAGCGTTCCTCTACCCAGTCGACCAGCTGATGCGCGACGTCGTGGACGGCGCGTAGGTGGGCCGCTAGCCGAGGCGGACCGCCCAGCACGGACAGAAGCGCTGCGACACGATTGGCAGCGGGAGCAGGGCCAGGTCGACGGTGCCACTCAAGGCTCTCAGTGGACGTTAAGTCCGATCTTCCTCGGTTCGTGATCGCTCGATCGTGGTACTGATCGCCATGCCGGACACCTGCTGGGCATGTTCATGCTGAGATGCGGGTCATGGAGAGAAAGCCGTACCCCAGCGACTTATCGGACGAGCAGTGGGCGTTGATCCGTGCGACACGAAGTCGCGCATTACGAGTGAACTCGCAGATTGGAGGCCGGTTATAGACCGGATGCGAAGTTCCTGATCAGTGTTCGAGATCAGTCCCCGCCCTGGCGTGCGCTCGCAGGTCCTGCCTGTGAGGGTGCGAAGCCCAGGGAAGAAGCTCAAGGGCCCCCGCTCCGTCTGGGGGAGCAACCGGGCGAGGGGAAGGCCGGACGGGCGAACGCAAGTGAACCCCCGATGATGCCTCGTTAGCCCAAGCCTTGGGAGACGGGACGAGGACCAGGGTGCAGGGCCTGGCCGCTGGAGGAGGCGGCGAGCGGCGGCTGGTGACGATCTACCGGCCGTGGGAACACCGCTGGCCCCGGGGTGTAGGGGGCGCCCACCCCGGCCGTATCTCGTATGCGCGGAACGTGGAAACCCCGTCGGGGTCCGAGCCCTTCGGCTCGGTAGGCCGATCGTAAGAGGGGCGGAACCCCTCGGCGGGACAGGAAGCCCAAGAAGCGGATGCCGGCGGCCGAAAGGCAGCGGGACTCGGGACATGTGGCCGCCCCTCCAGGCGGCTGTCACGGGGAACCGGCCGGATGCCGGTCCTGGCGACCGGTTCCGAAAGGGAGCTGACGTGGGCTGGTGAGCCTTTGAAATCCGAGGCCGAGGGCCTCCCGAACCGAGGGACAAGTTGGACACCACGGTGAACGGACCCAAGGACGCTTCCGACTGGGAGGACGTCGCGTGGCGTCACCACGAGGACAACGTAGCGAGGCTGCGGCAGAGGATCTTCAAGGCGACGCGGGAACAGGACTGGGCTGTGGTCCGGTCCTTGCAGAAGTTGATGCTGAGGTCATGGTCGAACACGCTGATCAGCGTGCGGCAGGTGACCCAGCGCAACGCGGGGCGTCGGACGGCCGGGATCGACGGGGAGACTGCCCTGTCACCCGAGGCCAGGATGAATGTGGCGGTGCGTGTGCACCGCACGCGCTCGTCCTGGAATCCGCTGCCGGTCCGGCGCGTGTACATTCCGAAAGCCAATGGAAAGCAAAGGCCGCTTGGTATCCCCGTGATTATGGACCGGTGCCATCAGGCGCGTGTCCGCAACGCGTTGGAGCCCGAGTGGGAAGCGCGGTTCGAGCCGAGATCCTACGGGTTTCGACCGGGCCGCAGTTGCGCGGACGCCATCGGCGCTCTCTTTTCCGCGCTGAATGGCTCCCGGGCCAGGAGGCTATGGATTCTGGACGCCGACTTGTCCGCCGCGTTCGACAGGATCGGCCACGAACCACTGCTGGAAGCAATCGGGTCATTCCCCGCCAGGGAAATGATTCGGGGATGGCTGAAATCGGGAGTGGTCGAGAACGGCCTGCTCACGCCGACCGAAGAGGGTTCCCCTCAAGGCGGTGTGATCAGTCCGTTGCTGATGAACGTCGCGCTCCATGGGCTGGAGGAAGCTGGCGGAGTCCGTTACCTGACAACTGGCCGTAGTGCCGGGGAGACGGTGCGAGGGGCTCCGGTACTGGTGCGATACGCCGACGACATGGTCGCCTGCTGCCATTCCCGGCAGCAGGCCGAGCAGGTCAAGGCGCAGCTTGCGGAGTGGCTGGCACCCAGGGGCCTGACCTTCAACGAGGAGAAGACGCGCATTGTGCGTCTCTCCGAAGGTTTCGACTTCCTGGGGTTCACTCTCCGCCGTTTTCACGACTCCAAGCTGATCATCACGCCGAGCAAGAAGGCGGTCATGCGGTTACGGAAGAGGCTCACGGACGAGATGCGGAACCTTCGTGGATCGAACGTGGTGGCGGTCATCGCCAAGCTCAACCCGATTATTCGTGGATGGGCGGCCTACTACCGCGGGGTGGTGTCCAGCCGGATCTTCTCGAGTCTGGACTCTCACGTATGGCGGCTCACCTACAAGTGGGCCAGACGCTCGCACCCCAACAAGCCGAAGAAGTGGATCGTGCGCCGCTACTACGGCAAATTCAACAAGTTCAGGAACGACTACTGGGTGTTCGGCGATCGTAGCTGTATCAGCGAAAGCGGCGGCACTTATCACGTGGTCAAGTTCTCCTGGACGAATATCGTCCGGCACCAACTGGTCACTGGCAGGGCATCACCTGACGATCCCGACCTACGTGATTACTGGGCCAAAAGGCGGAGGAAGGTCAAACCCCCGCTGGACAACTACAACCTGAACCTGCTCGCCAGGCAGGAAGGCCGATGTCCACTCTGCGGGGACTACATCCTCACCACCCATCAGCCACCGCAATCCCCGCACGAATGGGAGCGCTGGTGGCTGAACACCGTCCGCCGAGCGGTAGCCGCCAGCTACCTCACTCACCACGGGCGGCATGGCGCGCCGGACGGACCGCAGACACGTCTCGTACACGCCTCCTGCCAACGCAGCCTTCGGGCCAGAACGCGCAGGAGGACCGCAGTTTTTGCATCACCGCGAACGCCCTTGGGGCTTGCTTGAGCCGTGTGCTTGGAAAGCGGGCACGCACGGTTCTGAGGGGGCGGGGACGCAGCAATGCGTCCCCGCTACCCGACAGCCGATGATCACGGCGTGGAAGCAGGACCGGGTGACCCGGTCGGCGACCGGTGATCCCGGGGCCTGCGACCTGCGGGAAGTCGTGAACGCGATCTTCTACCAGAACCGGACGGGCTGCCAGTGGCGCTACCTGCCCCACGACCTGCCGGCCTGGTCGGCGGTGTTCTACTACTTCACGCTGTGGCGCCAGGACGGCCTCGACCAGCGCATCCAGGAACTCCTGCGCTGCCAGGTGAGGGAGAGAGCCCGCCGATTAGAGGACCCGTCCCTCGTGATCATCGACACCCAGTCTGTCCGCGCGGCCGCCGGTGTCCCGAAAACCACGACGGGACTGGACGCGCACAAGAAGGTGTCGGGCCGCAAGCGGGGACTGGCCGTCGACGTCCTGGGGCTGGTCATCGGCGTCGTCGTGCTTGCCGCATCCGCCCACGACAACGCCGCCGGCACCGCCCTGCTCGACCAGGCTGCCGAGCGGTGCGGCAACCGCCTGGAGAAGGCCCTGGTGGACCAGGGCTTCAAGGACGAGGTCCTCATCCACGGCGCCCTGGCTGGCATCGACGTCGAGATCGCCCGCCGCAACCCCGCTGACCAGGGAAAAGGCTTCATCCCGCAACCGAAAAGGTGGATCGTGGAGCAGGTCAACGGCACGTTGATGCTGCACCGCCGCCTCGCCCGTGAGTACGACCACCGGCCCGACACCTCCGCCTCACGCGTCTACTGGGCCTCGATCGCGAACATGACCCGCCGCCTCACCACACCGTCTCCGGCCTGGCGCGACACCCTCGGGCTGGCCGCGTGAACGTCATCGAGCTCCTGGCCGGCCTCCAGGCCCAGCACGACGAGACCACCGCCCGGGCCGGTGAACTACGCAACCAGATCCAGCACTTGACCGCCGCCCTGGCCGAGACCGAAGCGCGACTCGCGGACCTGGCCACCACCGCCAAGGTCATCGCCGAACTCGCACCCGCTGGAGGCGACCCCGATCCGCCCGAGACGAACACCGCCTACCAGGCCATCGTGAACGCCTTCAACCAGCACCCCGGCCAGGTCTTCCGAGCCCGTGAGCTGCACGAACTCCTCGGCATGCCCACCGACGAGGCATCCGTCAACATCACCCGCAGCCGCCTCGGACGCCCCACCCGCCAAGGCTTCCTCACACAGCCCGGACGAGGCCGCTACCAGAAACGGACTTAACGCCCACTCAAGAAGGAGGGGTCAGTTGTGACCGCGTCAGGGTACTGACCGAGGCCGTCGATTGTGTCCGATAGAGGAACCTCAACGACAACACCGTTGCGTTTGGTCTTTGAGTTGTACGTCAAGTCCTGCTGAACAGCGCAACGGGACCACCTGATAGATCAACGATCGGCGAAGAGAGTCGATCAAGGTCAGGGGTCCCGTTGCAGGAGAAGTCTGTCATCACGTCCACGATCGAGACAGCCCGGGGTGTGTTCGCGCCGGGTCATCTGGGGGAGTTGACCCAGATAGTGGACTTCGCGCTGGTGGACGCGGTGCTGGAGGAGACCGGCCGGCGCGAGAAGCGCCTGCGGCTGCTGCCTTCTCGGGTGGTGGTGTACTTCGTGCTCGCTCTCGCGCTGTTCGAACACCGCTCGTACCGCACGGTGTGGTCCAAGCTGACCGCCGCGCTGACCCCGCTTGCCCTGGTGTGTCCTGTGGTCTCCTCGCTGACGCGGGCCAGGCGCAGGGTGGGGGCCGCGCCTCTGCGGCGTCTGTTCGAGACGCTTGCCGGGCCCGTCGCCCGCCCTGGGCAGGAGGGGTCCTTCTGGCGGGGCCTGCGCACGGTGGCCGTCGACGGGACCCTGCTGCACACCCCCGACGACGAGACGCTTACCTGGCGCTACCCCAAACGGGCCGGGGAGGGTCTGGAGTTCGGCTATCCGCTCCTGCGGGCTGCTGGCCCTGGTCGAGTGCGGCACCCGCGCGCTCATAGCCGCCGCTTTCGGACCGGAGTCCGAGGGTGAACTCCCCTATGCCAAACGGCTTCTGTCCTCCCTGGACCAGACGATGCTCCTGCTGGCCGACACGGCCTTCGATGGCAACGAGTTCCTTGATGCCGTCCATCAGAGCGGGGCGCGGTTCCTGGTGCGCTCCGGGGCCCGCCGCGTCCCCACCCCCGCCGGGCACCTGGGCGACGGCTCCTATATCGCCCGCATCGGCTACGGCGTCCTGCCGGTGCTGCTGCCGGTGCGCGTGATCGAGGCAACCGTCACCGTCACCCTGGCCGATGGCACCGTCCGCACCGAGCAGTGGCGGCTGATCACCAATCTGCTGGACCCCGTCCGTTTCCCGGCCGCCGAGCTCGTTGATCTATATCACCGCAGGTGGCAGGCGGAAACCACGTATTTCTCGATCAAAGCCACGATGCTCGACGGCCGCGTCTTGCGCTCCCGCAGCACCGACGGCCTCGACCAGGAGGTCTACGCCCTGCTCACCGCCTACCAGGCCCTGATCCGCGCCAGCGACGACGCCCTGACCGGACGGCCGGAAGTACCCAGGGAACGGATCAGTTTCATCGTCCTGCTGGCCGCCGCAACCAACACCGTCACCGCCGGCCATGGAATCTTCCCCGGCACCCCCATCGACCTGGTCGGCACGATCGGCCACGCCGCCCTGAGCGACCTCCTGCCCGCCCACCGACGGCAACGAGTGAAGGCCCGCACCCGCAAGAACCCCACCAGCAAGTACGGACCGAACGCCGGACAGCACCCCCAGAAGGCCCAGAACTACACCGTCCACACCACCGTCGCGTTCTTCGCCCACGGCCTCAACAGCCGCTCACGGCGCTAACGCAACGGTGTTGACTTCATCCTCGGCCTTCACTTTCGGATGGAGGCGTAGTTGCTCGGCAATGCTCTCGGCACGCGCGGCGGTCTGGTCGTGCACGCGCCCCGGCAGGTCGGCGCCGTTCCAGGGGTGCGGCTCTGGTGGCCGCTCGGTCATCGCGTTGCTGCCGTCAGGGCTGTGGCGAGGACTGCGAGGGGGCCGTCCGACGTGTTGCTGTGGAGGACCTCGGTGCGGTGCACCAATCGTGGTGCGCAGATGGGGACCGGGCTGAGGCCGGGCATGCCGTCGATCGCGTGCGTGGGGAGCAGCGCGAGTCCGTGTCCTGCGGCGGCGAGGGCGAGAAGCCCGCGTATGTCGGTTCCTTCGTAGCGCAGGGACGCGCGATAGCCGTTGGTTCCGCTCGCAGTGCGCAACTGTGCGAGAGGGACTGCGGTGTCGGGTGCGTCGATCCATCGGGCGTCGGCGAGGTCGGCCAGGTCAAGGTTGGCCCGGTCGGCAAGCGGGTGCTGAGCGGGCAGCGCGACGGCCAGCGGTCCCTCGGTGACGGCCATCGTGGTGAGCGGGCCGATGTCGGGGAGGTGGAGCGGGTCGTTGGGGGCGGCCATGCCGTCGATCAGGCCGAGGTCCAGGGTGCCGGTCGCGAGTTCGTGGGTGACGGCTTCGCGGCCAAGCACCCGCAGTGCCACCTCCAGGAGGGGCTGCGTCCGGCGGATGCCGGCGAGAGGGAGGGTGAGCCGTGACGTCATGGCCAGCGGTGAGACACCGAGGGTGATGCGCGCGGCTGGTGCCGCAGTCAGACGCGCGATGTCCGCGCGGGCGGCGTCCAGTCGCAGCAGCAGCGGCCCGGCGTGCTCCAGTAGGCGGATGCCTGCGACCGTCGGAGAGACCGGACGCCGTTGCAGCAGGAGTGTTCCGAGGTCGTTCTCGAGCGCGGCGATGTGCTGGGACACGGCCGACTGGGTGTAGCCGAGCTCACGAGCCGCCTCGGAGAAGGAACCGCAGCGCGCCACGGCCACGAAGGTGCGGAGGAGGTGCGGATCCATGCCCATCAGTATTGCTTATCGAACCATGAATCTCAATCGTTGGTGCTGAACTCGATGACTGGGGCAGGATGTGCGCATGCCTCAACCCGGGAACTTCTGGACAGCCCGTCTCGCCCTGGTGGGCGACCGCTCGCCCGGCGTGCGAGCCCACGCCCGTATCCCTGAACTCCTCGACGCACTGGTCCAGTGAACCGCCCCGTGTCAGGTAGAGACTCGATTCCGTGAAAGGATTGAGTCATGGCACGACCCTCCCGTTACCCGCTTGAGCTGCGCCGTCGCGCGGTGCGCATGGTCGCCGAGGTGCGCGACGACTACCCGAACGAGACGGCCGCCCTGCAGGCGGTGGCGGACAAGCTCGACATCGGTTCCCGCGAGACGTTGCGGAACTGGGTGAAGCAGTACGAGATCGACGCGGGGACGCGGCCGGGGACGACGACGGAGGAATCCGCCCAGCTCAAGGCGTTGAAGAAGGAGAGCGCCGAGCTGAAGCGGGCGAACGAGATCCTGAAGGCCGCGGCGAGTTTCTTCGCGGCCGAGCTCGACCGGCCACACACGCGCTCGTAGCGTTCATCGACGAGTACCGGGACCGCTTCGGCGGCGTCGAGCCGATCTGCAGAACGCTCACCGCACACGACTGCCAGATCGCCCCTTCCACGTACTACGCCCACAAGAAACGCCTCGAAACTCCCTCTGCCCGTTCCGTGCGCGACGAGGAGCTCAAGGAGAGGATCCAGGAGGTCTACACGTCCAACTACCGTGTCTACGGGGCCCGGAAGATCTGGCGCGAGCTGAACCGGCAGGGACATGCGGCGGCCCGCTGCACCGTCGAGCGCCTGATGCGCGAGCTCGGCATCCAGGGCGCGGTGCGCGGCAAACGCGTCATCACCACGATCCCCGGCGGACAGGCCGAGCGGGCCCCGGACCTGGTCGACCGCGACTTCGTCGCCGGCGCCCCGAACCGCTGCTGGGTAGCCGACTTCACGCACGTGAAGACCTTCGCCGGCGTCGTCTACGTCGCGTTCGTCGTGGACACCTCCTCGCGCCGGATCGTGGGCTGGTCGGCCGCCACGGTGAAGGAGACGGTGTTCGTCCTGGACGCCCTGGAGATGGCGATCTGGCAGCGCGACCGCGACCAACACCCCGTCCAGCCAGGGGAGTTGATACATCATTCGGACGCCGGGTCGCAGTACACGAGCTTCCGCCTCGCCGAACACCTGGACGCCGCCGGCATCGCGGCGAGCATCGGATCCGTCGGTGACGCCTACGACTGTCAGTCTTCTCGCACCGGATCCCGCAAGGATCGGGTAGCCCCGGCCGAGGTGGTCTGACTCTTGCTTGCGACTGACCCCGCGGGTGTCCTGGCGTTGATCTGTCGACCGCCTGGCCGGGCACGCAGCAAGCGCTGCCGCCGGACGGACGTGACCTGATAAGAGCCTGGAGCCGACTCATCAAAAGCGTCCCCGTGACAGTCCTGTCCGTCCGACCGGCGACAGCGTGATC
This DNA window, taken from Streptomyces sp. SCSIO 30461, encodes the following:
- a CDS encoding transposase; amino-acid sequence: MARGRARSADPVWLAAYRATRPKVERKIAHLMRRRHGGRRARVRGRAKIAADFSLLAAAVNVARLGVLGIMSTGSDKWAVAAG
- a CDS encoding ATP-grasp domain-containing protein, with product MAVLHRGGGSAELAEIEQAARDVCQPVMFFDRSVVTEDSALVREAEALFPVRIFDLPKLIECVREAEVEGVTTFHDWEVQNVAAVASALRLPGLSTGPGPWDKLTQRTRLAAVGLTKVTAVSVDSPQTFAEALDRVHLPAVLKPRRGVGGSGIAFVDSESDADYQLGHRTKWSDLLLESRLPPFEHPRTEWLADYVSVEMASTQDDHVPVAIFDKAPVSVHRHTGPDASDAVSVTGDLTPTMLPHIVRMRVLDYVRKVLDALRVRWCVTHTEVKLLPDAVDLIEVNGRVGGHLPRLLGVLGGPNLLTIAMNLALAQEPEIPPLADGATQGYAMGLFPAFGERTGTVHSAVSRDQLERYPCVIQVDEVAEHGAPRRASGYRVANVVLRAGEEEELTLAVTAIASGIATLFSADGLDEDPWFENFRSKNR
- a CDS encoding GNAT family N-acetyltransferase, with the translated sequence MLGDTDVSAYAAADPEALLLGCLDGVPAASVLAIRHGEDFGFIGLYITRADLRGRGYGRRMWRAAVARLEGRLFGLDAVPEQQEAYMRLGLRPFWWNVQFSGIPQPARITLTSVELVAATALPFDVVAAYDREYFPVTRNAFLAEWIDMPGVQSLAALHEGRIVGFGTSRPSHGTCSRVGPLYADSSEIASVLLRSLATMAPNRAVAIDAPESNPLAKATMEQLGLKPRGRTVRMYNGTPPTVRLSGIYGTTSLEAG
- a CDS encoding phosphohydrolase — its product is MAIDREAALFGAATHDIGKTVHLAELSGPGSAHEETKRALLLERGISPELARFAATHASWTRSDVVLEDLLVSLADKIWKNKRVPDLKDLVVVWLAEATGRRVWEEFLALDEVLSRIGDEADERLAFQASFPIHT
- the ltrA gene encoding group II intron reverse transcriptase/maturase is translated as MDTTVNGPKDASDWEDVAWRHHEDNVARLRQRIFKATREQDWAVVRSLQKLMLRSWSNTLISVRQVTQRNAGRRTAGIDGETALSPEARMNVAVRVHRTRSSWNPLPVRRVYIPKANGKQRPLGIPVIMDRCHQARVRNALEPEWEARFEPRSYGFRPGRSCADAIGALFSALNGSRARRLWILDADLSAAFDRIGHEPLLEAIGSFPAREMIRGWLKSGVVENGLLTPTEEGSPQGGVISPLLMNVALHGLEEAGGVRYLTTGRSAGETVRGAPVLVRYADDMVACCHSRQQAEQVKAQLAEWLAPRGLTFNEEKTRIVRLSEGFDFLGFTLRRFHDSKLIITPSKKAVMRLRKRLTDEMRNLRGSNVVAVIAKLNPIIRGWAAYYRGVVSSRIFSSLDSHVWRLTYKWARRSHPNKPKKWIVRRYYGKFNKFRNDYWVFGDRSCISESGGTYHVVKFSWTNIVRHQLVTGRASPDDPDLRDYWAKRRRKVKPPLDNYNLNLLARQEGRCPLCGDYILTTHQPPQSPHEWERWWLNTVRRAVAASYLTHHGRHGAPDGPQTRLVHASCQRSLRARTRRRTAVFASPRTPLGLA
- a CDS encoding IS5 family transposase, encoding MITAWKQDRVTRSATGDPGACDLREVVNAIFYQNRTGCQWRYLPHDLPAWSAVFYYFTLWRQDGLDQRIQELLRCQVRERARRLEDPSLVIIDTQSVRAAAGVPKTTTGLDAHKKVSGRKRGLAVDVLGLVIGVVVLAASAHDNAAGTALLDQAAERCGNRLEKALVDQGFKDEVLIHGALAGIDVEIARRNPADQGKGFIPQPKRWIVEQVNGTLMLHRRLAREYDHRPDTSASRVYWASIANMTRRLTTPSPAWRDTLGLAA
- a CDS encoding transposase domain-containing protein, which translates into the protein MQEKSVITSTIETARGVFAPGHLGELTQIVDFALVDAVLEETGRREKRLRLLPSRVVVYFVLALALFEHRSYRTVWSKLTAALTPLALVCPVVSSLTRARRRVGAAPLRRLFETLAGPVARPGQEGSFWRGLRTVAVDGTLLHTPDDETLTWRYPKRAGEGLEFGYPLLRAAGPGRVRHPRAHSRRFRTGVRG
- a CDS encoding transposase, translated to MAAAFGPESEGELPYAKRLLSSLDQTMLLLADTAFDGNEFLDAVHQSGARFLVRSGARRVPTPAGHLGDGSYIARIGYGVLPVLLPVRVIEATVTVTLADGTVRTEQWRLITNLLDPVRFPAAELVDLYHRRWQAETTYFSIKATMLDGRVLRSRSTDGLDQEVYALLTAYQALIRASDDALTGRPEVPRERISFIVLLAAATNTVTAGHGIFPGTPIDLVGTIGHAALSDLLPAHRRQRVKARTRKNPTSKYGPNAGQHPQKAQNYTVHTTVAFFAHGLNSRSRR
- a CDS encoding LysR family transcriptional regulator; the encoded protein is MDPHLLRTFVAVARCGSFSEAARELGYTQSAVSQHIAALENDLGTLLLQRRPVSPTVAGIRLLEHAGPLLLRLDAARADIARLTAAPAARITLGVSPLAMTSRLTLPLAGIRRTQPLLEVALRVLGREAVTHELATGTLDLGLIDGMAAPNDPLHLPDIGPLTTMAVTEGPLAVALPAQHPLADRANLDLADLADARWIDAPDTAVPLAQLRTASGTNGYRASLRYEGTDIRGLLALAAAGHGLALLPTHAIDGMPGLSPVPICAPRLVHRTEVLHSNTSDGPLAVLATALTAATR
- a CDS encoding transposase; translation: MARPSRYPLELRRRAVRMVAEVRDDYPNETAALQAVADKLDIGSRETLRNWVKQYEIDAGTRPGTTTEESAQLKALKKESAELKRANEILKAAASFFAAELDRPHTRS
- a CDS encoding IS3 family transposase, whose translation is MDEYRDRFGGVEPICRTLTAHDCQIAPSTYYAHKKRLETPSARSVRDEELKERIQEVYTSNYRVYGARKIWRELNRQGHAAARCTVERLMRELGIQGAVRGKRVITTIPGGQAERAPDLVDRDFVAGAPNRCWVADFTHVKTFAGVVYVAFVVDTSSRRIVGWSAATVKETVFVLDALEMAIWQRDRDQHPVQPGELIHHSDAGSQYTSFRLAEHLDAAGIAASIGSVGDAYDCQSSRTGSRKDRVAPAEVV